The genomic window CTCTAAAGAATTGACGCATTGAGTGGGCATAGAGAGTGTCTTGGTAACCTCTCATCGCGCATCGATAAAAGACCCCGAGATCCGTATCGGATCGGATTGCGACCGCTTGGTGTTTTTCCGGTCCTGCTGTGTTTTGGAAGGTGATATCGCGTGCAATAAATCCTCTACCGCTCACAGCTGCCAAATAGTTTTATAACCAATTCATAATCTTCATTaatagtaagaaaacaaaaaatactaGGTGAAAGATATTATAAATTTGGACTTACCAAATGTAGCAGATCGGAAAGTAGTCCAGCCGTCGATGAAACTCCGGTTACCCGTGATCACGGTGGCATCGATGCCGTCACCAACCATCATAAtgttccatttcttctttttaatctcCACATTCTCTACATACACACCTCTTTTTACATGTATGACATATCTTTTGGTACTATAGTCCGGTGCAGCCAACACCGCGTCACTTATCGTCGTGAAATTTCCGGTCCCGTCTGCGGCTACAACCGCGTCAGCAACCGTTATGTTATCAGTTTGCAACAACTTCCGATCACCGGGTTTAACCCATGAGGGGAACTTACTGAAGCCACTATGAGCTTTCGTCATTGTCTGGGCCTTAATGGGCTTAGGTTTGGGCTTAGAGGGAGGAGAGTGAACCATCGTTAGTAAATTCCGAACGGTCGTACCAACCTTGCTAAGACCACCGGCCACTATCTTTTTGATAATTCCATTAGTACCCTCGAAACCGTCAAGACATGTGTCCTGGTTAGAAAGTGCGGCGCTTATCCATGTCCTTAGATCCGAACCCACGTCTCCTGTGCTATTGTCTTTACCTGACAGTGACAgtttaatgtattttgttagacatttaattaaaataaaactgagattattgatatttgataataataattgattttttttctctctagcatttttatttttcaactttctttctaCCATTTAATCagcaaattttagtttaaaatatgagtttttattttttaatatgcttttggttaaattaattttggtatGTGTTTCGGTAGACTTTATTTTAATAGAATCTCATTTAGTTCGAAACACATCATGTGAGTTGGCCACATAAACCATATTTAAAAATCGACTATGAAATATTCATATTATCAAGATCCACATAAAtgcattgttttcttctttttcttttgtatttttattttatatatatatatatatatatatatattcatcttCCCTTAAAAGGGCAGCATTTCAAGGTTTTCTTTCGAGCAAGATATTTTATTCCCACGTCGAAGATTAATCACCGACGATAATAAGATACCAAatcactttcttctttaaaGCAAAAAAGTTCTGAGAATCTGATTCAGCAGaagaaaaatctgaaagctatcaaatatttatattagcaaaacaaaagaacacatGCTAGTGCTAGCGAATActtaagagttaagagaaaaagaaaaaaataggtCTGTCGTCGTGTCAAGCTTAATAAATGGACATCTCTATTGTGTCTTTCCATCGGTTACTAAATTATACAGTACTACTAGTTCGAGTCAATGGAAAAAATGGGCTTATTAGTAAAGCTAGTCTTCCaccaaataattaaaataacaaatgctAATTATCgtaatttttatcttttgttattctttttttttttttggggacaAACGTTTtggtatttataaatttggtGGAAATTCAACGAACAAACTATATAATGTGCATCACCACGTGAACTGAAAATTCCTCGGTGagttttgtaactttgtatTTAAGTTGGTAATAAATTACATTCTTAGtcttttatattaatttaaagactCATATTTTGcatgcaaaaaagaaaaagactagTAGTTAAAATTTACCGTTGGGGGATTGAGAGGCAGAGATGATCCAAGAAAGCTCTTCGGCGGCAGAATCAAGAAGATCAACACAATCAACAATCGCATTGGAGACTCGCGACTTCCCGGCTTTCTTGTCGAACTTGGACACTATAGCTACCGCTTTTGTTATAGCGTCGACGACGGTTTTGGCCGCTTCAGCAAACTCTAACGGTGGGACTCTCAAGCACTCCATTTGAACAAGATCAGTTGAAGAAAACGCTTCTTTGTGGGCGGAACATAATGAGATTATGataagaaagaggaagaagattgatgaACCCATTTGTCGGAACTTCGCCATCTATCTCAGGTAGAATCTTGCAAAGGTAGTGGAAGTTGAAGATGAAACAAGAgtgtctctctctcacactCTATAATATCTTTGTGAAGAGTGAATGTAAGTGATGTGTGatgttatttattataaagagagagagagggtaATGGCTAGGCAGTAGGCAAGAAAAAAGACGACCTACCTTTGCTTTTTATACCATCAGTTATGGATGAGATTAGGAATTTTTACTAAGTATTGTTAGTTCAATTGGTAAAAATTCTAGGTAAAGTTTAGATGTTGCCGGTTCGAGTAATGTTTGGGatgaaactaatattatatgttGTGGTTTCGAGTTTAGGGAGATTACGGATTTCGGCCCAAAACTTCttggtattaaaaaaaaaaaatctaactttttaattttaattagaaagatTGAATTTGGACTTGTTTTCCtggaaataataaatattaatatatcactgagagttttgatctttgttgAAAATTTGTCGGACGAGAATCTCCATGCATGTTTGGGTAAACGTTACGGATTAGAGCTGTGGATGCCATTATTTTGCTAAGCAAAATTTTCTCTTAAGTAGAACAAAGTATTACAATGACATATAACCTAGTGATACATTATTTATGTGTAGTCATTCCTATTTAAAACCTgactaaaacatataaactaATGGTTTGTGTTATCATCACTATTGTATATTCGTCCCGCTTCATATTCCTATAATGTATGTTTCtgattttaaccaaaaaagataGGAAAATGTTGTCCCGTtatattataaacatataGTTTAGCTTGTTAATTAATACCACATTGCACACCAGTtggaaaacatttttctttttaatatatatatggaagtTTAAGTCTAAAGACCCTACATTTTCTAGAGGCAGGACCCGCATCAGGTTAAATTCATTTCCGTTAGAGAAGAGATCCCTTCCAACGTTCTTCGAACTGAGCACTTCCACCCGGAAGATTTATCACTCGGCCAACAGCTTGTTGgttataggaaaaaaaaattacgcACTAGTAGAATTATTTGAGAGTTATACATATTAAACACACCTAAACTTAATGAGGATATATGAAGGAAATATATATTGCTtgagtttgttgtttgtttttgtgagTAATTTGTGATGACTTATCTTAGTGTAACTGAACAATTTTTAATAAGGGGTGAGAAAGTAGAAATGTTACAGAATTAGCCTTCATTGTagctagagaagaaaaataaaaacatgaagtTCATTTTACAACAAATTTGGATAGTCCAAACAATAAAGATGATGTACGTATTACCAAATTCATTGTCGAATCTAGATTCTGACTCTTAACACGTAATGACGGTAATAGAACTACGAATATAGATTCGAactcttaatttattattattactctAGAGCTAAAAACAAATGTACCAAATGGGGTGGCATAAAAAACGTGGACAACCGGGACCACCCTTAAACACACAACAACGATGTGAGATCGTGATCTGAAGAAATTTGGGACAATCTCCGACCGTGATCTAATCTACACGTGTCCTCTCAAACCATTATCTTCGTCTGTACTCACATTGATGACGGTTTCTAAAATTAtcttacaaattaaattattttttcgtGACATATAAGTTCTCATGCAatgcacaaaaataaaaatgatattatCATGCAGTACTGCACAGTCCGTCTGAGGCatcttattaaaatattatcatgtatgtatattattaataaaaaaatcgaaCAAAGATTTGTTGTATAGCTTGATTCTCTAGTTCATATAACTTCGTTTATCTTGCCAAATTCTTTTTGGTTGGAATGTCTTGCCTACTTTATCAgtgataaactttttttttatgtacgTTGAAGTCTACGTTGTTGTTTTACACCTCAAATAATTCAATAAACGAGACTCCTtttacaaaacagaaaaaataaaaataaaaagcgaGAACGAAGAAGGCTCGAATTTGAggtttccaaaattttgaaggaGTAACATTGAAAATATTGTAGTACgtaaatactaaataatatttgGCTTGAGTTACTTCGTgtaatttaatgttttgtagtTGTTCATTTCTAATAACATCATTTTTACATGTCAAATTAGATTTTTCATGAATAGTTCGTTAGAAAATAcatttatcaattttcttatataccACAACCACATAAATTAACTCTTCCTAATATTAATGTCTCATTGATCTTGTAAGAAAATGGA from Arabidopsis thaliana chromosome 3, partial sequence includes these protein-coding regions:
- a CDS encoding Plant invertase/pectin methylesterase inhibitor superfamily (Plant invertase/pectin methylesterase inhibitor superfamily; FUNCTIONS IN: enzyme inhibitor activity, pectinesterase activity; INVOLVED IN: cell wall modification; LOCATED IN: plant-type cell wall; EXPRESSED IN: 21 plant structures; EXPRESSED DURING: 10 growth stages; CONTAINS InterPro DOMAIN/s: Pectinesterase, active site (InterPro:IPR018040), Pectin lyase fold/virulence factor (InterPro:IPR011050), Pectinesterase, catalytic (InterPro:IPR000070), Pectinesterase inhibitor (InterPro:IPR006501), Pectin lyase fold (InterPro:IPR012334); BEST Arabidopsis thaliana protein match is: pectin methylesterase 44 (TAIR:AT4G33220.1); Has 2924 Blast hits to 2864 proteins in 331 species: Archae - 6; Bacteria - 617; Metazoa - 1; Fungi - 199; Plants - 2076; Viruses - 0; Other Eukaryotes - 25 (source: NCBI BLink).); translation: MAKFRQMGSSIFFLFLIIISLCSAHKEAFSSTDLVQMECLRVPPLEFAEAAKTVVDAITKAVAIVSKFDKKAGKSRVSNAIVDCVDLLDSAAEELSWIISASQSPNGKDNSTGDVGSDLRTWISAALSNQDTCLDGFEGTNGIIKKIVAGGLSKVGTTVRNLLTMVHSPPSKPKPKPIKAQTMTKAHSGFSKFPSWVKPGDRKLLQTDNITVADAVVAADGTGNFTTISDAVLAAPDYSTKRYVIHVKRGVYVENVEIKKKKWNIMMVGDGIDATVITGNRSFIDGWTTFRSATFAVSGRGFIARDITFQNTAGPEKHQAVAIRSDTDLGVFYRCAMRGYQDTLYAHSMRQFFRECIITGTVDFIFGDATAVFQSCQIKAKQGLPNQKNSITAQGRKDPNEPTGFTIQFSNIAADTDLLLNLNTTATYLGRPWKLYSRTVFMQNYMSDAINPVGWLEWNGNFALDTLYYGEYMNSGPGASLDRRVKWPGYHVLNTSAEANNFTVSQLIQGNLWLPSTGITFIAGLVS